A window from Leptospira meyeri encodes these proteins:
- a CDS encoding lytic transglycosylase domain-containing protein, with translation MRHFWLASRILLFFTTSLFADTDLQYLIKSHQWGQIESHFRNTNPSRESEVYSLIEFHEKAPNGDKEKRFRYLISLVRGVFVTESSEEEVRKILTQTMPFQTTLFKLSYWKLYTEITQRNYLTPQERIQFLNRLNLEEDPICRRLLDELVRLLAANNQWKEILDKINSIQESHRRYLLTGDTQYRYGKAKLVLGDEKAAVEEWLICLQREGLSDSTVQMIAADWSKYKGSGSILQLAPSEFTLLLPAINNSDKEAVFRTRPELFSTRLAYYEGFKHLTSILTKTGKINELFRVLRANKTFVDMDSSYIVSLADILYQQNKFQNAIELLKTFPGKDAGYYRVLAATYDRLGDREMYFENLILYLGKYPFNLFYQDRLIEYLVDRKGEKSNYAPITKFERALAEIPNLPVKGRLVYWYLRSLKESGDTEKLKKELKRYYALCPGSYYTRVIREEFLPIIKESNKPDNPTYNKEYLFEYLSYTAGIPEESYAILGRNLGFVYPKDSYELGNKLGGMSSRIQGHKLLNLAKEYFRVGEDSLGLSLVNFHVKRENLSEEEKDEILVGIGDLTYNTYYTAFHTRSLLKRHLIPDDPILLPTSLSVRIYPRPHQNIVSRYAQENDISEDKVYALMRQESFFKETATSRSNARGLMQIMPATGKELASRMGITSYSLYEPETSIRLGTKFLAYLLKSNGNELKWASIAYNGGPGNLRKWKKSVYTGDFNHFLEDLPYKESRDYCRIVVSNFYAYDIMKKYHKL, from the coding sequence ATGAGGCATTTTTGGTTAGCAAGTAGAATTCTTCTCTTTTTCACAACATCCCTATTTGCGGACACTGACCTTCAGTATTTAATCAAATCTCATCAGTGGGGTCAAATCGAAAGTCACTTTCGAAATACAAACCCTTCCCGTGAAAGTGAAGTTTATAGTTTAATTGAATTTCATGAAAAAGCACCTAACGGAGACAAGGAGAAAAGATTTCGATATTTGATTTCTCTTGTACGTGGAGTTTTTGTCACAGAATCCTCGGAAGAAGAGGTCAGAAAAATCCTGACACAAACTATGCCCTTCCAAACAACCCTTTTTAAACTTAGTTATTGGAAGTTGTACACCGAAATCACGCAAAGAAACTATCTCACTCCGCAAGAAAGAATTCAATTTTTGAATCGATTGAATTTGGAAGAAGATCCCATTTGCCGCAGGCTTCTTGATGAACTGGTTCGCCTCCTTGCAGCAAATAACCAATGGAAAGAAATTTTAGATAAAATTAACTCCATCCAAGAATCACATAGACGTTACCTTTTGACAGGGGATACACAATACAGATACGGGAAAGCAAAACTAGTGTTAGGCGACGAAAAAGCAGCCGTCGAAGAATGGCTCATTTGCCTGCAACGAGAAGGACTTAGCGATTCCACTGTACAGATGATTGCGGCCGACTGGTCCAAATACAAAGGGTCGGGAAGTATTTTACAACTGGCTCCATCTGAGTTCACCCTCTTATTGCCAGCGATCAACAATAGTGACAAAGAAGCCGTGTTTCGTACAAGACCAGAACTATTCTCTACAAGACTTGCTTATTATGAAGGGTTCAAACATCTCACTTCTATTCTAACCAAAACGGGGAAAATCAACGAACTTTTTAGGGTTTTACGTGCAAACAAAACCTTCGTGGATATGGATTCTTCGTATATTGTATCCCTTGCAGACATATTATACCAACAAAACAAATTTCAAAATGCCATTGAACTTTTAAAAACATTTCCTGGTAAAGATGCAGGATACTACAGAGTTCTTGCAGCCACTTATGACAGATTAGGCGATCGTGAGATGTATTTTGAAAACTTAATTTTATATTTAGGAAAATATCCATTTAATCTTTTTTATCAGGACAGACTGATCGAATATTTAGTGGATCGTAAAGGAGAAAAATCAAATTATGCTCCAATTACAAAATTTGAAAGAGCCCTTGCTGAAATTCCAAACCTTCCTGTCAAAGGCCGACTCGTTTATTGGTATTTACGATCTCTAAAAGAAAGCGGTGATACAGAAAAATTAAAAAAAGAACTAAAAAGATACTACGCACTTTGCCCCGGCTCTTATTATACGCGAGTCATCCGAGAAGAATTTTTGCCGATCATCAAAGAATCAAACAAACCAGACAATCCTACTTACAATAAAGAATATTTATTTGAATATTTATCTTATACCGCAGGTATTCCCGAAGAATCTTATGCTATCCTCGGTAGAAACCTAGGATTTGTGTATCCTAAAGATTCTTATGAATTAGGAAATAAACTGGGAGGGATGAGTTCACGAATCCAAGGGCATAAACTTCTGAACCTTGCCAAAGAATACTTTCGAGTCGGAGAAGATAGTCTAGGTTTAAGTTTGGTTAATTTTCATGTAAAACGAGAGAACCTTTCCGAAGAAGAAAAAGATGAAATTTTAGTGGGGATTGGAGACTTAACATATAACACATATTATACTGCTTTTCACACAAGGTCTCTTCTCAAAAGACATTTGATCCCAGATGACCCCATCCTACTCCCCACTTCCCTTTCCGTACGCATTTACCCAAGACCCCACCAAAACATTGTCTCACGTTATGCCCAGGAAAATGATATCTCCGAAGACAAAGTTTATGCTCTGATGCGCCAAGAATCTTTTTTTAAGGAAACGGCCACCTCTCGATCCAATGCACGGGGCCTTATGCAAATTATGCCGGCAACAGGAAAGGAACTCGCCTCACGTATGGGAATTACTTCCTATTCCCTCTATGAACCCGAAACCTCCATCAGGCTCGGGACAAAGTTTTTAGCCTACCTTTTGAAATCGAACGGAAATGAATTGAAATGGGCATCCATCGCTTACAACGGAGGCCCAGGGAATTTACGAAAGTGGAAGAAGTCTGTTTATACCGGTGATTTTAACCATTTTTTGGAAGACCTTCCTTACAAAGAGTCGAGAGATTACTGTCGCATCGTGGTCTCTAATTTCTACGCCTATGACATTATGAAAAAATACCACAAGTTGTAA
- a CDS encoding LA_1326/LA_4305 family lipoprotein: MKLFQIFSLIILSILLNSCASGVKSRNLLFRSNEFAIYTVNRDKINLKSESSVPKILDHPLEISEEKILDLLGNIRFREESSYGDVNQYIFEEKEIKEFAMDLADGLQKLKPDQILLVISKYNPVKSVVSHYSRTGFYIWSSDTSIEILFGELQKEITYDEQGNYYDWSNIPDIPFEHFPASTYVLQGPGFSFKKVSGFRNKHWLVFDKSDLAKLKFEKRKKTTVPEITNSVDADLKPEKKISRDEEDGIISED; encoded by the coding sequence ATGAAACTTTTCCAAATTTTTTCCCTAATTATTTTATCAATCCTCCTGAACTCATGTGCCTCAGGTGTAAAGTCTCGAAACCTTTTGTTTCGCAGTAATGAATTTGCAATTTATACAGTAAATCGAGACAAAATAAATTTAAAATCCGAATCCTCAGTTCCTAAAATCTTGGATCATCCATTAGAAATTTCAGAGGAAAAAATTTTGGATTTACTTGGAAATATTAGGTTTCGTGAAGAAAGTTCTTACGGAGATGTAAATCAATATATCTTTGAAGAAAAAGAAATCAAAGAATTCGCTATGGATCTTGCCGACGGTTTACAGAAATTAAAACCGGACCAGATTCTACTCGTTATCTCTAAATACAATCCTGTGAAATCCGTGGTTTCTCATTATTCTCGAACAGGATTTTATATTTGGTCATCAGATACTTCTATTGAGATTTTATTTGGGGAACTTCAAAAAGAAATAACCTATGATGAACAAGGGAATTATTATGATTGGTCCAATATCCCTGACATTCCGTTTGAACACTTCCCAGCATCGACATACGTTTTACAAGGTCCAGGTTTTTCCTTTAAAAAAGTTTCTGGCTTTAGAAACAAACACTGGTTAGTTTTTGATAAATCCGATTTAGCTAAATTAAAATTTGAAAAACGGAAGAAAACTACAGTTCCTGAAATAACGAACTCTGTTGATGCTGATCTTAAACCTGAAAAAAAAATTTCTCGTGATGAAGAAGATGGAATCATCAGCGAAGATTAA
- a CDS encoding STAS domain-containing protein produces MLILSHRQENHLLLSIQRDVLMENSREFYQEFEKAIDSQNFGKLTMDFHSVKFLDSSGIGAVIKASSALHNRGVEIFVTNLNKNLNSVFRLSGLNHILSILTLDEYLSKFPEFQKTLEA; encoded by the coding sequence ATGTTGATTCTAAGCCACCGTCAGGAAAATCACCTGCTTCTATCGATCCAAAGGGATGTCCTGATGGAAAACTCAAGGGAGTTTTACCAAGAATTTGAGAAGGCGATCGACAGTCAGAATTTTGGAAAGCTGACCATGGACTTTCACTCTGTAAAGTTTTTGGATTCGAGTGGGATCGGTGCAGTGATTAAGGCTTCTTCAGCCCTTCACAACCGTGGTGTTGAAATCTTTGTTACCAATCTGAATAAAAACCTAAATTCCGTATTTCGACTTTCTGGGCTCAATCATATTCTTTCGATTTTGACTTTAGATGAATACCTTTCTAAATTTCCAGAGTTTCAAAAAACTCTAGAGGCATAA
- a CDS encoding TrmH family RNA methyltransferase has translation MPNKRQYITSFSNPKVKWVAGLKEKRNRDDEKKFFIEGYREIKKAITSNAKSPIPCLPVKITSLFISPECFLGENEEALIGSVHCPIFELPRKIFEKISYRDRPDGLIAVAETPDAHVPWDKIKSIDTNPILIIEGVEKPGNLGTILRTAEGAGVELVIVTDPRIDLFNPNVVRASTGTIFTLPVYIGDLNEVLTKFKSKGYKRYAVTPEGKTLYTSVNMKEKSVFLFGSEQYGLSTDAKKLSDDTLHLPMLGEADSLNLAMSCGIVLYESIRQRNK, from the coding sequence ATGCCGAACAAAAGACAATATATCACCAGTTTTTCCAATCCCAAGGTCAAATGGGTTGCTGGACTCAAAGAAAAAAGAAATCGCGATGATGAAAAAAAGTTTTTCATCGAAGGGTATCGTGAAATCAAAAAAGCCATCACAAGTAACGCAAAGTCACCTATTCCTTGTTTGCCGGTGAAGATTACAAGTTTATTCATTTCCCCAGAATGTTTTTTAGGAGAAAATGAAGAGGCCCTCATTGGGTCCGTTCATTGTCCGATTTTCGAACTTCCTCGTAAAATATTTGAAAAAATATCTTACAGAGATCGGCCTGACGGTCTGATTGCAGTGGCAGAAACTCCCGATGCCCATGTCCCTTGGGACAAAATAAAATCCATCGATACAAATCCTATTCTCATCATTGAGGGGGTGGAAAAACCAGGAAACCTCGGGACCATCCTCCGAACTGCAGAGGGAGCTGGCGTAGAACTCGTGATTGTCACCGACCCAAGGATCGATCTTTTTAATCCAAATGTTGTGCGCGCGAGTACGGGAACTATTTTTACTTTACCCGTTTATATTGGTGATTTAAACGAAGTTTTGACCAAATTCAAATCAAAAGGTTACAAACGTTATGCGGTTACTCCTGAAGGGAAAACACTTTATACATCCGTCAATATGAAAGAAAAATCAGTGTTTCTTTTTGGAAGTGAACAATATGGACTAAGCACAGATGCAAAAAAACTTTCCGATGATACTCTTCACTTACCAATGCTCGGGGAAGCAGACTCATTAAACTTAGCGATGTCTTGTGGAATTGTTTTGTATGAATCCATTCGCCAAAGAAACAAATGA
- a CDS encoding pentapeptide repeat-containing protein: protein MAVMDFARYKEINDQRMNYREMDDATVVSYYRNTGCGDGYRIYLKLNDDQVVEDASYTTTGCGFGIVALAMATEYAKGKSLTDLKNLTPETLETLFEFPERRKNYPESAVAALKKAVEDFESGQGVPKENRITKSQTMELLHNQGHLREAKLSSVMLEKEKLDGVDFSGADLHNAFLQNSSFVGANFQGANLKASFFNGADLRNANFRGADLRFAKLASAKIDGADFTDAIYDIGTRVDHSQMYIFDVMKKAGKDLYLKKEDGE from the coding sequence ATGGCAGTAATGGACTTTGCTCGCTACAAAGAAATCAACGACCAAAGGATGAATTACCGTGAGATGGATGACGCAACAGTCGTCTCCTATTACCGCAACACGGGTTGCGGGGACGGATACCGCATTTATTTAAAGTTAAACGATGACCAAGTTGTGGAAGACGCCAGTTATACCACAACAGGTTGTGGGTTTGGGATTGTGGCTCTTGCTATGGCAACTGAGTATGCCAAGGGTAAATCTCTCACCGATTTAAAAAATCTCACTCCTGAAACCTTAGAAACTCTATTTGAATTTCCTGAAAGAAGGAAAAACTACCCTGAGTCTGCTGTTGCTGCTCTGAAGAAAGCAGTAGAGGATTTTGAATCCGGACAAGGTGTCCCCAAGGAAAACCGAATTACAAAATCGCAAACCATGGAACTTCTTCATAACCAAGGTCACCTTCGTGAAGCAAAGTTATCCAGTGTTATGTTAGAAAAAGAAAAGTTAGACGGAGTTGATTTTTCTGGTGCTGACCTTCACAACGCTTTCCTTCAAAATTCCAGCTTTGTCGGTGCCAACTTCCAAGGTGCCAACCTAAAGGCTTCTTTTTTTAACGGTGCCGATCTTCGAAATGCTAATTTCCGTGGTGCTGATTTACGTTTTGCGAAACTGGCTTCTGCAAAAATTGATGGTGCTGATTTTACCGATGCCATTTATGATATTGGGACTCGAGTGGACCATAGCCAAATGTACATCTTTGATGTCATGAAAAAAGCAGGTAAGGATCTCTATTTGAAAAAAGAGGATGGGGAATGA
- a CDS encoding class I SAM-dependent methyltransferase: MTKSYELLDSGDLSKLEIVGGYKLLRSSPTSAYGKETPTIWNDLHAQYIKNDSGSGHWNFQKKVPESFTIEFSNLTFKIKLTPFGHIGLFPEQETNWDRIREIGKKKQGLEVLNLFAYSGGSTLACLDAGMSVCHVDASKGMVDWARENAKLSGLESKPVRWIVDDVMKFIRREIKRGKKYQGLILDPPSFGRGSKGEVWKIEENLSELMDALMELSDSKPEFVILSCHSQGYSPLTLERILSSRIKTKGIYQTSELFIPEKSGKKYPAGFCTFFTK; this comes from the coding sequence ATGACAAAAAGTTACGAACTCCTGGATTCCGGTGACTTATCCAAATTAGAAATCGTTGGTGGTTACAAACTCCTTCGTTCCTCCCCTACTTCTGCTTATGGGAAAGAAACTCCAACAATTTGGAATGACCTCCATGCACAATACATCAAAAATGATTCTGGCTCAGGCCATTGGAATTTTCAAAAAAAAGTTCCGGAAAGTTTCACCATCGAATTTTCGAATCTAACTTTTAAGATCAAACTCACACCCTTTGGTCATATTGGCCTTTTCCCAGAACAAGAAACCAATTGGGACCGCATCAGAGAGATTGGAAAAAAGAAACAAGGCCTCGAAGTATTAAACCTATTTGCTTATTCAGGAGGATCCACTCTTGCATGTCTCGATGCAGGGATGAGTGTCTGCCATGTAGATGCCTCCAAAGGAATGGTTGACTGGGCTCGGGAAAATGCAAAACTTTCGGGACTCGAGTCCAAACCCGTGCGATGGATTGTGGATGATGTGATGAAATTCATCCGTCGAGAAATCAAACGAGGGAAAAAATACCAAGGTCTTATTCTTGATCCACCCAGTTTTGGACGTGGTTCCAAAGGAGAGGTTTGGAAAATTGAAGAGAATTTAAGTGAACTGATGGATGCCCTGATGGAACTCTCGGATTCCAAACCAGAATTTGTCATCCTTAGTTGCCATAGCCAGGGCTATAGTCCTTTGACCTTAGAAAGAATTTTATCTTCAAGAATCAAAACCAAAGGAATTTACCAGACTTCCGAGTTATTCATTCCAGAAAAATCCGGAAAAAAATACCCGGCTGGATTTTGTACTTTCTTCACTAAATAA
- a CDS encoding citrate synthase, with product MSEKAILKVDGKEFELPILVGSEDEKAIDITKLRQLSGYVTIDSGYLNTGACTSEITFLDGEQGILRYRGIPIDDLAAKSTFTEVAYLLIYGKLPNDAQLKEWNTSITNHTMIHEDLKRLFNGFPKDGHPMAIMSCMMGCLSTYYQDSYDPMNEEHREISIIRLLAKFPTIAAYAYKKSIGQPIIHPLNELDYASNFMNMMFAVPAEDYHIDPEIVSALNLLLILHADHEQNCSTSTVRLVGSSLANLYGAISAGILALWGPRHGGANQEVLEMLEGIKKSGLSVKKIVEQAKDKNSSFRLNGFGHRVYKNFDPRAKIIKVACDKVLNKLGIKDPLLDIAKELEEAALNDPYFVERKLYPNVDFYSGIIYRALGIPTNMFTVMFAMGRLPGWIAQWKEMIEDPSLKIGRPRQIYTGPKEISYEAAKKQA from the coding sequence ATGTCCGAAAAGGCAATTCTGAAAGTGGATGGGAAAGAGTTCGAACTTCCGATTTTAGTGGGAAGTGAAGACGAGAAGGCAATTGATATTACTAAACTCCGCCAGTTGTCCGGTTATGTTACGATTGATTCCGGTTATTTAAATACAGGTGCTTGCACCAGTGAGATTACCTTTCTCGATGGAGAACAGGGGATCCTCCGTTACCGAGGAATTCCTATTGATGATTTGGCCGCTAAATCTACGTTTACAGAAGTAGCTTATTTACTCATTTACGGCAAACTTCCAAACGACGCACAACTCAAAGAGTGGAATACTTCCATTACTAATCATACAATGATCCATGAAGATCTCAAACGTCTGTTCAACGGATTTCCAAAAGATGGACACCCGATGGCGATCATGTCTTGTATGATGGGATGTTTGTCTACATACTACCAAGATAGTTATGATCCAATGAATGAGGAACATAGAGAAATCTCCATCATTCGACTCCTTGCAAAGTTTCCCACCATTGCAGCCTATGCTTATAAAAAATCAATCGGACAACCGATCATCCATCCACTTAACGAGTTAGATTATGCATCTAACTTCATGAATATGATGTTTGCGGTTCCTGCTGAAGATTACCATATCGATCCAGAAATTGTTTCTGCACTCAACTTACTTCTAATCCTACATGCAGACCATGAACAAAACTGTTCCACATCTACTGTACGTTTGGTGGGATCCTCCCTAGCCAACTTGTATGGTGCCATTTCTGCAGGAATCCTAGCACTTTGGGGACCACGTCACGGTGGTGCCAACCAAGAAGTTTTGGAAATGTTAGAAGGAATTAAAAAGAGCGGGCTTTCTGTGAAAAAAATCGTAGAACAAGCCAAGGACAAAAATTCCAGTTTCCGATTGAATGGATTTGGTCACCGCGTTTACAAAAACTTTGACCCTCGTGCGAAAATCATCAAAGTTGCATGTGATAAAGTTTTAAACAAACTAGGAATCAAAGACCCACTCCTTGACATTGCCAAAGAATTGGAAGAAGCAGCACTGAACGATCCATACTTTGTAGAAAGAAAACTCTATCCAAACGTAGACTTCTACTCAGGAATCATCTACCGTGCTCTTGGAATTCCTACCAATATGTTTACAGTAATGTTTGCTATGGGAAGACTTCCTGGTTGGATTGCTCAGTGGAAAGAAATGATTGAAGATCCTAGTTTAAAGATTGGTCGCCCACGCCAAATTTACACTGGTCCGAAAGAAATTTCTTACGAAGCGGCCAAAAAACAGGCCTAA
- a CDS encoding SpoIIE family protein phosphatase yields MKKPFVDSTFFLLSVLSLFFTDSLFSETQNDIGEKLIHTTKFSYWIDPNSSIPVESVFQTGEFKEIEDNFVNFGFLKGTLWLRLNPKDFPDPSKYPLLLINAHNIDSVELFHKNDGNRYIVSKSGHIQPVFQREIPHRNFVFRIGHEKETILIAIKSEISLQFSLIFTNQRNLQREDYITQWVYGLFFGSLGIIILYNLAIAFFVRDRNYFYYIGYVLFFGLGQLSLLGFWSYFFVPDSYFWKRIGIPFFFSICLFFFVLFTSNFLKLKVRTPKMARCFQVLGLFSLLNATISLLGGIKEASIGVTWLSLLICISLLGVLIWGIYKGLRSFYYFAIAFALLLLTCIVYGLLKFGILSSNPFLEEMLFPIASLADITLFAFALADRIQLLRQEKDLALAQVTSLRKERKISRDILMQSLPKTIPDVKNLQMQIYIQPMKDVGGDFYEYFSPNPYELGIVLCDVSGHGIPASLISAMGKVAFTTQKDNISSPKQVLEGMNRVLYGNCNPQYVTASYVYLNTSTKVWRFGRAGHPSAYLQRASGEILKVHPKGKIIGVFPEIQIEETTHRVEPKDRILILSDGVLECFNPEGKMYGEVGLLEFLRVNREIPNHLFKIKLIQDLESFSKTEIKDWDDDLTFIFLELV; encoded by the coding sequence TTGAAAAAACCATTCGTCGATTCGACTTTCTTCCTTCTTTCAGTCCTTTCACTTTTTTTTACCGATTCCCTTTTTTCTGAAACACAAAACGATATTGGCGAAAAACTCATTCACACCACAAAGTTTTCTTATTGGATTGACCCAAACTCTTCCATACCCGTAGAGTCTGTGTTTCAAACAGGTGAATTCAAAGAAATAGAAGATAATTTTGTAAATTTTGGATTTTTAAAAGGAACTCTTTGGCTCCGTCTCAACCCAAAAGATTTCCCAGATCCTTCTAAATATCCACTCCTCCTCATTAATGCACATAACATAGACTCGGTGGAACTATTCCATAAGAATGATGGAAATAGATATATTGTATCCAAATCGGGACATATCCAACCTGTTTTCCAAAGAGAAATCCCACATAGAAATTTTGTGTTTCGGATTGGACATGAAAAAGAAACCATTCTCATTGCAATCAAATCTGAAATTTCTTTGCAGTTTTCCCTTATTTTCACCAACCAAAGAAATCTTCAAAGAGAAGATTATATCACCCAGTGGGTTTATGGATTATTTTTTGGAAGTTTGGGAATTATTATTTTATACAATCTCGCAATTGCATTTTTTGTGAGAGATCGAAATTATTTTTATTATATTGGTTATGTATTGTTCTTTGGGCTCGGACAACTTTCTTTACTAGGGTTCTGGAGTTATTTTTTTGTTCCCGATTCTTATTTTTGGAAACGGATTGGAATTCCTTTTTTCTTTAGCATTTGTCTCTTTTTCTTTGTTCTTTTTACATCTAATTTTTTAAAACTAAAAGTCAGAACTCCAAAAATGGCGAGATGTTTTCAAGTATTAGGATTGTTTTCACTCCTTAATGCCACCATTTCCTTGCTTGGTGGTATTAAAGAAGCATCCATTGGGGTGACATGGTTATCTTTACTAATTTGTATTAGTTTACTTGGAGTATTAATTTGGGGAATTTACAAAGGACTTAGGTCTTTTTATTATTTTGCCATCGCCTTCGCTTTATTACTCCTCACATGCATTGTGTATGGATTACTCAAATTTGGAATCCTTTCTTCCAATCCATTTTTGGAAGAAATGTTATTTCCCATTGCTTCCCTAGCCGACATCACCTTGTTTGCTTTTGCATTAGCGGATAGAATCCAACTGCTCCGCCAAGAAAAAGATTTGGCTCTTGCCCAAGTCACTAGTCTACGAAAGGAAAGAAAAATTTCTCGGGACATTCTCATGCAGTCCCTTCCGAAAACAATTCCAGATGTAAAGAATTTACAAATGCAAATTTACATCCAACCAATGAAAGATGTAGGAGGAGATTTTTATGAATACTTTTCTCCCAATCCTTATGAACTTGGGATAGTTCTTTGCGATGTTTCGGGACATGGAATTCCAGCTTCACTCATCTCTGCGATGGGAAAAGTTGCCTTTACCACACAAAAAGATAATATCTCATCCCCAAAACAAGTTCTAGAAGGAATGAATCGCGTGTTATACGGTAATTGTAATCCGCAATATGTAACCGCATCTTATGTATATCTTAATACATCTACAAAAGTTTGGAGATTTGGAAGGGCGGGCCATCCGAGTGCATACTTGCAAAGGGCCAGCGGGGAAATTTTAAAAGTGCATCCCAAAGGAAAAATCATCGGCGTATTTCCTGAAATCCAAATTGAAGAAACAACACATCGTGTGGAACCCAAAGATAGAATCCTCATCCTTAGTGATGGAGTTTTGGAATGTTTTAATCCAGAAGGCAAAATGTATGGAGAAGTGGGACTCCTCGAGTTTTTACGTGTGAACCGTGAAATACCAAATCATCTTTTTAAAATAAAACTCATCCAAGACTTGGAGTCATTTTCTAAAACAGAAATAAAAGACTGGGACGACGACCTAACCTTTATTTTCCTGGAATTGGTATGA
- a CDS encoding DUF342 domain-containing protein encodes MPGPDSYTDRILQDLEASENGYFQIENSGGKAVLKITKPGAKGKKVDYKDVIARVQLFGVEGYNGEQIKKVVALAENKPVEIGTWSKGDPISSYADITISEDHMEAKMVLHPPKHGGDLLTEYQLREQIASVGISVGIIDSVIQNQIKNPNFFVPYTIAKGIPPVPGKDGEIKIYFRSDNKPQLEEDEYGRIDYKNIAVIQSVKPGDLIAERIPPKKGEFGKTVNGTIIPYQEEKSVDWNLGPNVELKEDKLYAKIAGRPVLSATWEIKVDEVIQLEAVDYSTGNIDFPGTIIVEEKIGDGFSLTTNGSIIIRNSVGKAFLKAKGDIVLSGGFMGRGEGYIESEGNIYAKFVEQGKLTAQGSIFVEEAVMHSEISAKDFIRVLGGRGEVMGGTIIAGNSLTCSKLGAVVETKTKVAIGTPPELLDELNRMKKEIADKEITLHKVQLALTKLVEKSQKKELTIEEKETISKLKDANEKFTKVLETESKQFETALGSYEPNPDAFVDVEREVFPGVDLSFGAGKNYRLGINSLIGKTHFYLGTDGSIQTERTVIRKED; translated from the coding sequence ATGCCTGGTCCAGACTCCTATACAGATCGAATCCTCCAAGATTTAGAAGCCTCAGAAAATGGTTATTTCCAAATCGAAAACTCGGGTGGCAAAGCCGTATTAAAAATCACAAAACCCGGGGCCAAAGGCAAAAAAGTCGATTATAAGGATGTCATTGCCAGAGTTCAACTTTTTGGTGTAGAAGGTTATAACGGAGAACAAATTAAAAAGGTAGTTGCCCTCGCAGAAAACAAACCTGTGGAAATTGGGACTTGGTCAAAGGGTGATCCCATCAGTTCTTATGCAGACATCACAATCTCCGAAGATCATATGGAAGCCAAAATGGTCCTCCACCCACCTAAACACGGAGGGGATCTACTCACCGAATATCAGTTACGTGAACAAATAGCTTCTGTCGGAATTTCTGTCGGTATCATTGATTCTGTCATTCAAAACCAAATCAAAAACCCAAACTTTTTTGTCCCTTATACCATTGCCAAAGGGATTCCTCCTGTTCCAGGCAAGGATGGAGAAATCAAAATTTACTTTCGTTCCGACAACAAACCCCAGCTAGAAGAGGATGAATATGGTCGAATCGATTATAAAAACATTGCAGTCATTCAATCCGTAAAACCGGGGGATCTCATTGCTGAGAGGATTCCACCCAAAAAAGGTGAATTTGGAAAAACAGTCAATGGAACCATCATCCCCTACCAGGAAGAAAAATCTGTCGATTGGAATCTTGGTCCCAATGTCGAATTAAAAGAGGACAAACTGTACGCAAAAATTGCTGGCCGTCCTGTTTTATCTGCCACTTGGGAAATTAAAGTCGATGAAGTGATCCAATTAGAAGCTGTGGATTATTCCACAGGAAATATAGATTTTCCAGGAACAATCATCGTGGAAGAAAAAATCGGCGATGGATTTTCTTTAACCACAAATGGAAGTATCATCATTCGTAACTCTGTGGGTAAGGCCTTTCTCAAAGCCAAAGGAGATATAGTTCTCTCCGGTGGGTTTATGGGGCGTGGCGAAGGATATATTGAATCCGAAGGAAATATTTACGCTAAATTTGTAGAACAAGGAAAACTCACAGCCCAAGGCAGTATCTTTGTAGAAGAGGCTGTGATGCATTCCGAAATTTCTGCCAAAGATTTCATTCGTGTTTTAGGGGGCCGAGGAGAAGTGATGGGTGGAACTATCATTGCCGGGAACTCTCTTACCTGCTCCAAACTTGGTGCCGTAGTAGAAACTAAAACCAAGGTGGCCATAGGAACTCCTCCAGAGTTACTCGACGAACTCAACAGAATGAAAAAAGAAATCGCCGACAAAGAAATTACACTCCACAAAGTCCAACTCGCACTCACTAAACTTGTCGAAAAAAGCCAAAAAAAAGAACTTACTATAGAAGAAAAAGAAACCATCTCCAAACTAAAGGATGCCAACGAAAAGTTTACGAAAGTTTTAGAAACAGAATCCAAACAGTTTGAAACTGCGCTTGGTTCTTATGAACCAAATCCAGATGCCTTTGTGGATGTGGAAAGAGAAGTTTTTCCCGGTGTGGATCTAAGTTTTGGAGCTGGCAAAAACTACCGTTTGGGTATCAATTCGCTAATAGGAAAAACGCATTTTTATTTAGGAACTGACGGTAGCATTCAAACCGAACGAACCGTCATCAGAAAAGAAGATTAA